A section of the Acidimicrobiales bacterium genome encodes:
- a CDS encoding AAA family ATPase, whose product MTEGPDTSRSDDTWGATTGEIPVVAADSPELPPPATATLPPPPPMPPAGTPPPPASSDEQAGSSRVPLSGSAEGSPLEQTLFEVKQVIVGQGRMVERLLVSLLAGGHCLLEGAPGLAKTLAVETLSDVVGGSFRRIQFTPDLLPADIMGTRIYRASTESFDIELGPVMANFVLADEINRAPAKVQSALLEIMAERQVSIGGQTFPAPDPFLVLATQNPIESEGVYPLPEAQRDRFLMKIVVDHPSAAEEVEIVNRMGVSPPVPRQMLSLEQLIGLQTEARRVYVDRGVVHYAVSLTMATRKPADFGLPELDELIAYGASPRASLGLVAAARALALLRGRTYALPQDVFDVAPEILRHRVVLSYEALARDLVADQIVVRILSTVPAPRIAPSQDPAIQRASTF is encoded by the coding sequence GTGACCGAAGGTCCCGACACGAGCCGCTCCGACGACACGTGGGGGGCCACGACCGGCGAGATCCCCGTCGTCGCCGCCGACTCGCCGGAGCTACCGCCACCGGCCACGGCCACGCTGCCTCCGCCACCCCCGATGCCGCCCGCCGGGACCCCTCCCCCGCCCGCATCCTCCGATGAGCAGGCTGGTTCGTCGCGGGTGCCCCTGTCCGGCTCAGCGGAGGGGAGCCCCCTGGAGCAGACCCTCTTCGAGGTGAAACAGGTCATCGTCGGCCAGGGGCGAATGGTGGAACGGCTCCTCGTCTCGCTCCTCGCCGGTGGTCACTGCCTGCTGGAGGGCGCTCCCGGCCTCGCGAAGACCCTCGCCGTGGAGACCCTCTCCGACGTCGTCGGTGGCAGCTTCCGACGGATCCAGTTCACGCCGGACCTCCTGCCTGCGGACATCATGGGGACCCGGATCTACCGGGCGTCGACCGAGAGCTTCGACATCGAGCTCGGGCCGGTCATGGCCAACTTCGTGCTCGCCGACGAGATCAACCGCGCCCCGGCGAAGGTCCAGTCCGCACTGCTCGAGATCATGGCCGAGCGTCAGGTCTCCATCGGCGGACAGACGTTCCCGGCTCCGGACCCCTTCCTCGTCCTGGCGACACAGAATCCGATCGAATCCGAGGGGGTCTACCCACTTCCGGAGGCCCAACGTGACCGTTTCCTCATGAAGATCGTCGTCGACCACCCCTCCGCCGCCGAGGAGGTCGAGATCGTGAACCGCATGGGGGTCAGCCCTCCGGTCCCACGACAGATGCTGAGCCTCGAGCAGCTGATCGGACTGCAGACCGAGGCGCGGCGGGTGTACGTCGACCGCGGCGTCGTCCACTACGCGGTGTCACTGACGATGGCGACCCGCAAGCCGGCGGACTTCGGCCTCCCCGAACTCGACGAGCTGATCGCCTACGGGGCGAGTCCGCGCGCAAGCCTGGGCCTCGTGGCGGCAGCGCGCGCGCTGGCTCTACTGCGGGGCCGGACATACGCACTCCCCCAGGACGTGTTCGACGTCGCACCGGAGATCCTGCGCCATCGCGTCGTCCTGTCCTACGAGGCCCTCGCCCGTGACCTCGTGGCGGACCAGATCGTCGTGAGGATCCTCTCGACGGTGCCCGCCCCGCGCATCGCCCCTTCCCAGGACCCGGCGATCCAGCGGGCGAGCACCTTCTAG
- a CDS encoding DUF58 domain-containing protein produces the protein MGPDSDGSDPLRAAETDEARTARLLRTLELDVRRRLDGLLHGDYRGLVSGHGSELGETRLYTPSDDVRRIDWNVTARTQQVHVRETVADRELETRVVVDLSPSVAFGTAIHTKRDLIIAATAAIAHLTARTGNRFGAEVITADGGWSWPPRQGRVGVQALLHRLVTTPVTDGGRAALGPAMAHTARGHHRRGLAVVISDFLAEEGWERSLRRVTARHETLCIEVVDPRELELPDVGLLTLADPESGAVREIDTRSRKLRRRYAQAAADQRQAIASAIRWAGADHLVLRTDRDWLLDVARFVDVRRRRNGHAGAAAAAAGVTSP, from the coding sequence ATGGGCCCTGACAGCGACGGGTCCGACCCACTGCGCGCGGCCGAGACGGACGAGGCGCGTACGGCGAGGCTGCTACGCACCCTGGAGCTCGACGTGCGGCGCCGCCTCGACGGCCTGCTGCACGGCGACTACCGCGGGCTCGTGTCGGGCCACGGGTCCGAGCTCGGCGAGACCCGCCTCTACACCCCCAGCGACGACGTCCGCCGCATCGACTGGAACGTCACCGCACGCACCCAGCAGGTCCACGTCCGCGAGACGGTCGCCGACCGTGAACTCGAGACACGCGTCGTCGTCGACCTCTCGCCCAGCGTCGCCTTCGGCACCGCCATCCACACCAAGCGCGACCTGATCATCGCCGCCACTGCCGCGATCGCCCATCTCACGGCGCGGACCGGCAACCGTTTCGGAGCGGAGGTCATCACCGCCGACGGTGGCTGGTCCTGGCCGCCGCGCCAGGGCCGCGTCGGCGTACAGGCCCTCCTGCACCGCCTGGTGACGACACCGGTCACCGACGGAGGTCGCGCCGCGCTCGGACCGGCGATGGCCCATACCGCCCGTGGCCACCACCGGCGCGGCCTGGCCGTCGTGATCTCGGACTTCCTCGCCGAGGAGGGTTGGGAACGGTCACTGCGAAGGGTCACCGCCCGCCACGAGACGCTGTGCATCGAGGTCGTCGATCCCCGTGAGCTCGAACTGCCCGACGTCGGACTGCTGACCCTCGCCGACCCCGAGTCCGGAGCCGTCCGCGAGATCGACACCCGTTCACGCAAGCTGCGGCGACGCTACGCACAGGCTGCTGCCGACCAGCGCCAGGCCATCGCGTCGGCGATCCGCTGGGCCGGAGCCGACCACCTGGTGCTGCGCACCGACCGGGACTGGCTGCTCGACGTCGCCCGTTTCGTCGACGTCAGACGCCGCCGCAACGGCCACGCCGGGGCCGCCGCCGCTGCCGCAGGGGTGACGTCGCCGTGA
- a CDS encoding VWA domain-containing protein, which produces MTFLAAGRLWWLLLVAAFIVAYVLMQFRRKAYAVRFTNVELLDSVAPRRPSWRRHVPAALMTLAAIGLVGALAAPARSTEVPRERATIVLAIDTSLSMEADDVRPSRIEAAKTAAVEFIRELPEEINLGIVSFNGVAVVRVAPTTDRQSAIVAVEALELDEATAIGEAIFASLQALDSVPPDETGSAPPARIVVMSDGETTAGRADEIAVEAALQAAIPVSTIAFGTDAGAISLPDQPFVPVPVNEAALLSIAQGTGGQFFAAASAAELADVYRDIGSSVGFVEVESDVTEWFVGGSLLVLALAAATSLAWFSRFP; this is translated from the coding sequence GTGACGTTCCTCGCCGCCGGCCGCCTGTGGTGGCTCCTCCTCGTAGCGGCATTCATCGTCGCCTACGTACTCATGCAGTTTCGCCGCAAGGCCTACGCGGTCCGGTTCACCAATGTCGAACTCCTCGACTCGGTCGCACCCAGGCGCCCGTCGTGGCGACGCCACGTGCCCGCCGCGCTGATGACACTGGCGGCGATAGGCCTCGTCGGCGCCCTCGCCGCACCGGCGCGCAGCACCGAGGTGCCGAGGGAACGAGCGACCATCGTCCTCGCCATCGACACCTCTCTGTCGATGGAGGCCGACGACGTCCGCCCGTCGCGGATCGAGGCCGCCAAGACCGCCGCGGTCGAGTTCATCAGGGAGCTTCCCGAAGAGATCAACCTCGGGATCGTGAGTTTCAACGGCGTCGCCGTGGTACGCGTCGCACCGACGACCGACCGCCAGAGCGCGATCGTCGCTGTCGAGGCCCTCGAACTCGACGAGGCCACGGCGATCGGCGAGGCGATCTTCGCGTCGCTGCAGGCCCTGGACTCGGTGCCACCCGACGAGACCGGGTCCGCTCCCCCCGCGCGCATCGTGGTCATGTCCGACGGCGAGACCACCGCGGGACGTGCCGACGAGATCGCCGTAGAAGCGGCTCTGCAGGCGGCGATCCCGGTGTCGACCATCGCGTTCGGCACCGACGCCGGCGCCATCTCGCTGCCGGACCAACCCTTCGTGCCCGTGCCGGTGAACGAAGCGGCGCTCCTGTCGATCGCCCAGGGCACCGGCGGGCAGTTCTTCGCCGCTGCAAGCGCCGCGGAACTCGCCGACGTGTATCGCGACATCGGGAGCTCGGTGGGCTTCGTCGAGGTCGAGAGCGACGTCACCGAGTGGTTCGTCGGGGGATCACTCCTCGTCCTGGCTCTGGCCGCAGCGACGTCGCTCGCCTGGTTCTCACGGTTCCCCTGA
- a CDS encoding HAMP domain-containing sensor histidine kinase, protein MGSIRFRLTLVYSLVLFGLAAIVVGGVYWGLARSLDDQPVSQEYVVPLRSFVQGRSVIVQDEVRLAILDVEQLANERALEQLQTYSLGALIALFFASLVVGWVVAGRVLRPIGRITGVAREIQATDLSRRISLDGPDDELRQLADTFDEMLDRLDDAFRTQQRFIQEASHELRNPLAVIRTNLDVTSSDPNATVEDYRQTADLVGRSIERISRVVDDLLAYGRHQNVALRSEPVEIARLVNDMAEEFSGSADTAGVEIATAAPSALWVIGDPDSLRQALANLLANAVRVAPRGSAVRIAAGLEQGWVWLAVSDEGPGIAPEDVERVFQRFERGPNRSADGAGLGLAIVRQTAEAHRGEVRLTSEVGRGSTFTIWLPALMPADPGVDTVEIPLARP, encoded by the coding sequence ATGGGTTCGATCCGGTTCAGGTTGACCCTGGTCTATTCACTGGTCCTGTTCGGCCTCGCCGCCATCGTCGTCGGCGGCGTGTACTGGGGCCTGGCCCGTTCCCTCGACGACCAGCCCGTGTCCCAGGAGTACGTGGTCCCGCTGCGCAGCTTCGTCCAGGGCCGTTCGGTCATCGTCCAGGACGAGGTACGCCTCGCGATCCTCGACGTCGAACAGCTCGCGAACGAACGGGCTCTCGAGCAGCTCCAGACGTACTCGCTGGGCGCGCTCATAGCGCTCTTCTTCGCGAGCCTCGTGGTGGGTTGGGTGGTCGCGGGACGGGTGTTGCGCCCGATCGGCCGTATCACCGGTGTGGCCCGGGAGATCCAGGCGACCGATCTGTCGCGTCGTATCAGCCTGGACGGGCCCGACGACGAGCTGCGGCAGTTGGCTGACACGTTCGACGAGATGCTGGACCGTCTCGACGACGCGTTCCGGACCCAGCAACGCTTCATCCAGGAGGCGAGTCACGAGTTGCGCAACCCGCTCGCCGTGATCAGGACGAACCTCGACGTCACCTCCAGCGATCCGAATGCGACGGTCGAGGACTACCGGCAGACCGCAGACCTGGTCGGACGGTCGATCGAGCGGATCTCGCGCGTCGTCGACGACCTGCTCGCCTACGGCCGCCACCAGAACGTGGCGCTGCGTAGCGAACCGGTCGAGATCGCCCGGCTGGTCAATGACATGGCCGAGGAGTTCTCGGGTTCGGCGGACACCGCGGGCGTCGAGATCGCGACGGCGGCGCCGAGCGCCCTGTGGGTCATCGGTGACCCGGACTCGCTGCGTCAGGCACTCGCCAACCTCCTCGCGAACGCCGTGCGGGTCGCACCGCGGGGTTCGGCGGTCCGGATCGCGGCGGGCCTCGAGCAGGGCTGGGTGTGGCTTGCGGTCTCCGACGAGGGCCCGGGCATCGCGCCCGAAGACGTCGAGCGTGTGTTCCAGCGATTCGAGCGTGGACCCAACCGCTCTGCGGACGGTGCAGGTCTGGGGCTCGCGATCGTCCGGCAGACGGCGGAGGCCCATCGGGGAGAGGTGCGTCTGACGAGTGAGGTGGGGAGAGGGTCGACCTTCACGATCTGGTTGCCTGCGCTGATGCCCGCAGATCCTGGTGTCGACACGGTCGAGATCCCCCTCGCCCGTCCCTGA
- a CDS encoding response regulator transcription factor — protein sequence MRLLVVDDERELTEAIARGLRRDGYAVDVAHDGREALEKARLVPYDLICLDVTMPYMDGREVCRRLRSEPPHGENPRILFLTARDELDERVAGLDDGADDYLVKPFAFPELSARIRTLLRRDAGASGAVLVVGDISLDTATHEVRRAGNEIALTAKEFALLRYFMSSPGRVISQEELLEHVWDEHADPFTNTVRVTVGTLRRKLTEADEEAPPIETVIGQGYRLVDAEPAVGVVDGDGD from the coding sequence ATGCGCCTGCTCGTCGTCGACGACGAACGCGAGCTCACCGAAGCCATCGCCCGGGGTCTGCGCCGTGACGGCTACGCCGTGGACGTCGCCCACGACGGCCGGGAGGCTCTCGAGAAGGCACGCCTCGTTCCCTACGATCTCATATGCCTCGACGTGACCATGCCGTACATGGACGGCCGCGAGGTGTGCCGGCGGCTGCGCTCGGAACCGCCCCACGGTGAGAACCCCCGCATCTTGTTCCTGACGGCACGCGATGAGCTCGATGAACGCGTCGCCGGACTCGACGACGGCGCTGACGACTATCTCGTGAAGCCCTTCGCCTTCCCGGAGTTGTCGGCCCGCATCCGCACACTGTTGCGGCGCGATGCCGGCGCCTCGGGAGCGGTGCTCGTCGTCGGCGACATCTCACTCGACACCGCGACCCATGAGGTCAGGCGTGCAGGCAACGAGATCGCGCTCACCGCGAAGGAGTTCGCGCTCCTGCGCTACTTCATGAGCTCACCCGGACGGGTGATCTCCCAGGAGGAGCTCCTCGAACACGTCTGGGACGAACACGCCGACCCCTTCACCAACACCGTGCGGGTGACGGTCGGCACGCTGCGGCGCAAGCTCACCGAGGCCGATGAGGAGGCACCGCCGATCGAGACGGTGATCGGGCAGGGCTATCGCCTCGTGGATGCCGAACCGGCCGTCGGGGTCGTGGACGGCGACGGTGACTGA
- a CDS encoding trypsin-like peptidase domain-containing protein has translation MTYAPPPVPDPQTTAPPPGRGQPAATGRRRARWFVLAAVVGALLVAAGVAAGFTLADDNSSDSVVPAVDSGGVDTSTAPAGGDTGAAGGATDDPGTGTSTPQAPAPGAGTPSSPSSEEPAAAAAAAVLPTVVQIDVANTGTGSGIIYDDSGLIMTNAHVVDAAETVTVRLPSGVRVEGRVLGADLRTDVAVVQIDATEEFSVAVLAGLDTVEVGQIAVAIGSPFGLESTVTAGIVSAVNRVVGNNLNGVEQQVEMIQTDAPINPGNSGGALVDKEGRVIGMNTSIRTDGSEGNIGLGFAIPMDTARLIADRIVAGEPLESGFLGVTITAPVVGQPGALVTLVEPGTPADEAGLVIGDLIVAFDGEDVRSNNDLVAKVRLRVPGDTVEIVVMRDGAETTLTATLGTG, from the coding sequence GTGACCTATGCCCCCCCTCCGGTCCCGGACCCGCAGACGACGGCCCCACCGCCCGGTCGCGGCCAACCGGCCGCGACCGGGCGGCGACGGGCCCGTTGGTTCGTCCTCGCGGCGGTGGTGGGAGCGCTTCTCGTGGCTGCGGGGGTCGCTGCAGGCTTCACGCTCGCCGACGACAACTCCTCGGACAGCGTCGTCCCGGCGGTCGACTCGGGTGGCGTTGACACGTCGACCGCCCCCGCTGGCGGCGACACGGGTGCAGCCGGGGGTGCCACCGACGACCCGGGGACGGGGACGTCCACACCTCAGGCGCCGGCCCCGGGTGCGGGCACGCCGTCTTCGCCGTCTTCGGAGGAACCGGCTGCCGCTGCGGCCGCAGCCGTGTTGCCGACCGTCGTCCAGATCGACGTTGCGAACACCGGGACGGGCTCGGGGATCATCTACGACGACTCGGGGCTCATCATGACCAACGCCCACGTGGTCGATGCGGCCGAGACGGTGACGGTGAGGCTCCCGTCCGGGGTGAGGGTCGAAGGCCGGGTACTCGGCGCAGACCTGCGTACCGATGTCGCGGTCGTGCAGATCGACGCCACCGAGGAGTTCTCGGTGGCCGTCCTCGCCGGTCTGGACACGGTCGAGGTCGGTCAGATCGCAGTCGCCATCGGCAGCCCGTTCGGTCTCGAGTCGACGGTGACGGCCGGCATCGTCTCCGCGGTGAACAGGGTGGTCGGCAACAACCTGAACGGCGTCGAGCAGCAGGTCGAGATGATCCAGACCGACGCGCCCATCAACCCCGGCAACTCCGGCGGCGCCCTGGTCGACAAGGAGGGGCGGGTCATCGGGATGAACACCTCGATCCGCACCGACGGCAGTGAGGGGAACATCGGACTCGGCTTCGCCATCCCCATGGATACGGCCAGGCTGATCGCCGACCGGATCGTTGCCGGTGAGCCGCTCGAGTCGGGTTTCCTCGGTGTGACCATCACCGCTCCGGTGGTCGGGCAGCCGGGCGCGCTGGTGACCCTCGTCGAGCCGGGTACGCCCGCCGACGAAGCCGGCCTCGTCATCGGTGACCTGATCGTGGCCTTCGACGGCGAGGACGTGCGCTCGAACAACGACCTCGTCGCCAAGGTGCGGCTGCGGGTGCCCGGCGACACGGTCGAGATCGTCGTCATGCGTGATGGTGCCGAGACGACGTTGACAGCCACCCTCGGAACCGGCTGA